Proteins from a genomic interval of Zingiber officinale cultivar Zhangliang chromosome 1B, Zo_v1.1, whole genome shotgun sequence:
- the LOC122043474 gene encoding BTB/POZ domain-containing protein POB1-like, whose product MRESGGAPKLMIGRACDATDPRPSLVADNNFEFAFNSSTFSDRVLRLEVMAEPPDAGSSHRKRRRDDGTKEKALESAKCSSEFASNCEPKTHDCEEYENHNEDDVSAPHELTPSALQAVVDSENKDSSIMSSPCILRVIPIHINSAILSARSPFFYKLFSNCMKESEGQDTLLRINESEEAAFMKVLSFMYSGKLSNTFETPLLDVLKVADKFEVVSCMHYCSKLLRSLPVTTESALLYLDLPNSISLAYAIQPVIDAAKDFLVNSYKDIATFQDKIMNFPLAAIEAILSSDDLQVISEDDLYDFVLKWAHTQYTIVGERRDILSYRLLHHIRFAYLSCKKLREIVKCDGLDHDLASKLVIEALLFKFEAPSRRQALVNNELNHRRFVGRAYKCLIPKLVEFERPHPECIVYLYLKREECANLFPSGRLYSHGFHLGGQNFVLSANCDSDEHNPFRCFGLSLVMNETGSICCTVDYEVAARTMQLAGEFVIIKKRGRYILSGGTAITFPNLIEMKWSAFMAGDNPYFIDDTLHLRAEVSIKPPQLASVQ is encoded by the exons ATGAGAGAATCGGGAGGGGCTCCAAAGCTAATGATCGGTCGCGCCTGCGACGCAACAGATCCCCGACCCTCTCTCGTCGCCGACAACAACTTTGAATTCGCTTTCAACTCGAGCACCTTCTCCGACCGTGTCCTCCGTCTCGAGGTCATGGCGGAGCCGCCCGATGCCGGGTCCAGCCACCGCAAGCGCAGGAGGGACGACGGCACCAAAGAAAAAG CATTGGAGTCTGCAAAATGCTCTTCGGAATTTGCATCAAATTGTGAGCCTAAGACCCATGATTGTGAGGAATATGAAAATCATAATGAAGATGATGTGTCAGCGCCCCATGAATTGACACCAAGTGCATTGCAAGCTG TAGTTGATTCTGAAAATAAAGATTCGTCAATTATGAGTTCTCCTTGCATTCTCAGAGTTATACCCATTCACATTAATTCTGCTATTCTCTCTGCAAGAAGTCCTTTCTTCTACAAG ctttTTTCAAATTGCATGAAAGAGTCTGAAGGGCAGGATACATTACTAAGAATTAATGAATCAG AGGAAGCTGCTTTCATGAAAGTCTTGAGTTTTATGTATAGTGGAAAACTATCAAATACGTTTGAAACTCCCCTTTTGGATGTGCTGAAGGTTGCTGATAAGTTTGAGGTTGTTTCATGCATGCATTATTGCAGTAAACTACTTCGAAGTTTGCCTGTGACAACAGAATCTGCACTGTTGTATCTGGATTTGCCTAATAGCATTTCATTAGCTTACGCTATCCAACCTGTGATAGATGCTGCTAAAGACTTCCTTGTCAACAGTTACAAGGACATTGCTAC GTTCCAAGACAAAATAATGAATTTTCCCCTGGCTGCCATTGAAGCTATTCTATCAAGTGATGACCTTCAAGTGATATCAGAAGATGATTTATACGATTTTGTTCTGAAGTGGGCTCACACACAGTATACAATAGTGGGAGAACGTCGTGATATTTTGAGTTATCGCCTACTCCATCATATCCGTTTTGCTTATTTGAGTTGTAAGAAACTAAGAGAAATTGTCAAGTGTGATGGCCTGGATCATGACCTTGCTTCCAAACTAGTAATTGAAGCCCTCCTCTTCAAGTTTGAAGCTCCTTCCAGACGGCAAGCCCTTGTTAATAATGAGTTGAACCACAGGCGTTTTGTGGGAAGGGCTTACAAATGCCTTATACCGAAGCTGGTAGAATTTGAGAGGCCGCACCCAGAATGCATTGTCTACTTGTATCTCAAGAGGGAGGAATGTGCCAATTTGTTCCCATCAGGACGGCTCTACTCTCATGGATTCCATTTGGGTGGGCAAAACTTCGTTCTCTCAGCGAATTGTGATTCGGATGAACATAATCCATTCCGCTGCTTTGGACTTTCCCTAGTGATGAATGAAACAGGTTCAATCTGCTGCACAGTAGATTACGAGGTTGCTGCAAGAACCATGCAGCTGGCAGGAGAATTTGTAATAATCAAGAAAAGAGGCCGCTACATTTTATCCGGTGGGACGGCAATAACTTTCCCGAACTTGATTGAGATGAAGTGGAGTGCTTTCATGGCTGGAGATAACCCCTATTTCATCGATGATACCCTCCACTTGAGAGCTGAAGTAAGTATCAAACCGCCTCAACTAGCTTCAGTGCAATAG